The Sphingomonas sp. G-3-2-10 DNA window GTGAAAACCGTTTCGCGCCTGATCCTGGATCCGCGCGCCGAACCAGCCCGCCACCAGCGCCAGCCCAGTCAGGCCGATCACTGCCGCCGCTACCGTGCCGTGGATCTCCTGCCACGGATCGGGATCGCGCAGATTTCCGTAGATATGCAGCGCCGCAAAACCGACGGCCGCCATGCCGGGGTAGAAATAGAACGTGTTGCGGAGGTCCAGATTGCCGCTCAGCCACAATCCGCCGATCACGAGCGGAAAGAGGAAGAGCAGCGCGACGATCACGTAGACCGAATAGACGAACAGCTTTTCGGTCAGATTCTTGGGCGCCTTGCCGTCCTCGATCGACAAGCCGTTTAGCAGCGGGAAAATCGCGGTCAGCGCCAACGCCACCACCAGAGGTCCCAGGAAATAGCCGAACAGCCGCATCCCCGACATCAGCACATCGGTGGGGCTGGCAAGCTGGAGGAAGTCCTGTCCCCAATGGGAGAAGACGATGCTGTTGACCCAGACCGAAACCGCAAAGGCGATGAACGAGAGGATCGCCGACAATTCGGCGGTGATCCGAAACAGGTCGAAGAAGCGGAAATTCGAGCTGCGCGCCGCCGATTGCGCCGGTGCGTTCGAGAGGTCATTCATCCGCTTCCCCCATATGCTCAGGCCGATGCAGTTGCCTCCGCCAGCGCCGCCTTGACCGCCTCAAGCGCTTCCGCGCCCTTGCCGCCATCCGGGCCGCCGCCCTGCGCCATGTCGGGACGGCCACCGCCGCCCTGCCCGCCCAGCGCCGCGACCGCGACCTTGACCAGTTCGACCGCGCTGAGGCTGGCCACCAGATCGTCAGTCACGCCGACCGCGACCGAAGCCCGCCCTTCATTGACCGCGACCAAAGCCGCGACGCCCGAGCCGATCCGGCCCTTGGCTTCGTCCACGGCGCCGCGAAGCGCCTTGGGGTCGAGGCCGTCGATCACCTGACCGACAAAGTTCACGCCCGCGACCTGCTCCGGGCCCGCCGGAGCCGCAGCCCCGCCGCCGCCCAGTGCCAGCGCCTTCTTCGCTTCGGCCAGTTCGCGCTCGAGCTTGCGGCGCTCCTCGACCAAAGCCGCGACGCGGGCCGGGACTTCATCAGGCGAGGATTTCAGCACCGAAGCCGCCTCGCGCAACCGCTCGTCGCGCGCGACCAGCCACAACCGCGCGGCGTCTCCGGTCAACGCCTCGATTCGGCGCACGCCCGACGAAACGGCGCTTTCGCCGATGATCTTGAAGATCGCGATGTCGCCCAGCGCATTGACGTGCGTGCCGCCGCACAATTCGACCGAGTAATGCGCATCGTCGCTGCGGCCCATCGAGAGAACGCGGACCTCGTCGCCGTACTTTTCACCGAACAGCGCCATCGCACCGGCCGCGATCGCGTCATCCGGGGTCATCAGGCGCGTGGTGACACCATCATTGCCACGGATATGGCCGTTCACCTCGGCTTCGATCGCTGCGATGTCGTCGGCGCTGAGTGCATTGGGATGAGAGAAGTCGAAGCGCAGGCGATCCGGCGCAACGAGGCTGCCCTTCTGCGTGACATGCGCGCCGAGCCGGTTACGCAGCGCTGCGTGCAGCAGGTGGGTCGCCGAATGGTTCGCGCGGACCTGATCACGGCGCACCGCATCGACCGACAGCTGGACGCTGTCGCCAATGGCGATCTCGCCGCTTTTGATCGTCGCATGATGCGCGTGCAGGCGGCCGAGTGGCTTGGACGTATCGTCCACCAGCGCGCGAACCTTGTCGTTCGAGATGACGCCGGCATCGCCCATCTGGCCGCCGCTCTCGCCGTAGAAAGGCGTCTGGTTGGTCAGGATGGTGACGCTGTCGCCCGCGCCCGCCTTTTCGACGCGCGCGCCGTCCTTCACCAGCGCGACGACCTGGCCTTCGCCGGTGGTCGAACTGTAACCGGTGAATTCGGTGCCGCCGAGTTCGTCGGCGATGTCGAACCAGACGTCTTCGCTGGCCTTCGCGCCCGAGCCCTTCCAGGCGGCGCGGGCATTGGCCTTCTGCTCGGCCATCGCCGCGTCGAAACCGGCGCGATCGACCTGCAGGTTCTGGCCGCGCAGCGCGTCTTCGGTCAGGTCATAAGGGAAGCCGAACGTGTCGTAGAGCTTGAACGCAGTCGCGCCGGGAAGCGTGTCGCCCTCGGCCATACCGGTCGTCGCTTCGTCGAGCAGGCGCAGGCCGTTGGACAGCGTCTGGCGGAAGCGGGTTTCTTCCTGCTTCAGCGTCGCTTCGATCAGCGGCTGGGCGCGGAGCAGTTCGGGGAAGGCAGCGCCCATCTCGGTCACCAGCGCGGGGACCAGACGATGCATCAACGGCTCCTTGGCGCCGAGCAGCTGCGCATGGCGCATCGCGCGGCGCATGATGCGGCGGAGCACATAACCTCGACCCTCAGCCGCGGGCAGCACGCCGTCCGCGATCAGGAAGCCCGAAGCGCGCAGGTGATCGGCGATCACGCGGTGGCTCGCCTGATGCTCGCCGGTGGTCGGCGCGCCGGTCAGCGAACCGCTCTCGGCGATCAGAGCCTTGAACGTGTCGGTATCGTAATTGTCGGTGACGCCCTGCAGCACCGCCGCGACACGCTCCAGACCCATGCCGGTGTCGATGCTGGGGCGCGGCAGATCGCCGATAATCTCGTCATTCTCCTGCACGAACTGCATGAAGACGAGGTTCCATATCTCGACGAAGCGATCACCATCCTCGTCGGGCGAACCCGGGGGGCCGCCATAGATATGGTCGCCATGATCGTAGAAGATTTCCGAGCAGGGACCGCACGGCCCGTCCGATCCCATCGCCCAGAAATTATCCTTGGTCGGGATGCGGATGATGCGGCTTTCGGGGAGCCCTGCGATCTTCTTCCACAGATCGAACGCCTGATCGTCGGTGTGATAGACGGTTGCGGTCAGCCGGTCGGGATTGAGGCCCCATTCCTTCGTCAGCAGGGTCCAGGCGTGCGTGATCGCCTGTTCCTTGAAATAATCGCCGAACGAGAAATTACCGAGCATTTCGAAGAAGGTGTGGTGCCGCGCGGTATAGCCGACATTGTCGAGATCGTTATGCTTGCCGCCGGCGCGCACGCACTTCTGGCTGCTCGTCGCAGTCGAATAAGGGCGGGTTTCCTGGCCGGTGAAGACGTTCTTGAACGGCACCATGCCCGCGTTGACGAACATCAGCGTGGGATCGTTGTGCGGGACGAGCGGCGCCGATGCGACGCGGGCATGCCCCTGCCCTTCGAAATAGTCGAGGAACGAGCGGCGGATATCGTTGGTAGACGTCATTTCGCCGACTTAGGCGAGCAACACTTCATCGACAAGCGGCGGGGTGGCTCCAATGCATTCATGCAGCTATCGTTGCAATCCGGCCACGGGGGACATTGCATGCGCAGCA harbors:
- the alaS gene encoding alanine--tRNA ligase, which translates into the protein MTSTNDIRRSFLDYFEGQGHARVASAPLVPHNDPTLMFVNAGMVPFKNVFTGQETRPYSTATSSQKCVRAGGKHNDLDNVGYTARHHTFFEMLGNFSFGDYFKEQAITHAWTLLTKEWGLNPDRLTATVYHTDDQAFDLWKKIAGLPESRIIRIPTKDNFWAMGSDGPCGPCSEIFYDHGDHIYGGPPGSPDEDGDRFVEIWNLVFMQFVQENDEIIGDLPRPSIDTGMGLERVAAVLQGVTDNYDTDTFKALIAESGSLTGAPTTGEHQASHRVIADHLRASGFLIADGVLPAAEGRGYVLRRIMRRAMRHAQLLGAKEPLMHRLVPALVTEMGAAFPELLRAQPLIEATLKQEETRFRQTLSNGLRLLDEATTGMAEGDTLPGATAFKLYDTFGFPYDLTEDALRGQNLQVDRAGFDAAMAEQKANARAAWKGSGAKASEDVWFDIADELGGTEFTGYSSTTGEGQVVALVKDGARVEKAGAGDSVTILTNQTPFYGESGGQMGDAGVISNDKVRALVDDTSKPLGRLHAHHATIKSGEIAIGDSVQLSVDAVRRDQVRANHSATHLLHAALRNRLGAHVTQKGSLVAPDRLRFDFSHPNALSADDIAAIEAEVNGHIRGNDGVTTRLMTPDDAIAAGAMALFGEKYGDEVRVLSMGRSDDAHYSVELCGGTHVNALGDIAIFKIIGESAVSSGVRRIEALTGDAARLWLVARDERLREAASVLKSSPDEVPARVAALVEERRKLERELAEAKKALALGGGGAAAPAGPEQVAGVNFVGQVIDGLDPKALRGAVDEAKGRIGSGVAALVAVNEGRASVAVGVTDDLVASLSAVELVKVAVAALGGQGGGGRPDMAQGGGPDGGKGAEALEAVKAALAEATASA